A window of the Penaeus monodon isolate SGIC_2016 chromosome 38, NSTDA_Pmon_1, whole genome shotgun sequence genome harbors these coding sequences:
- the LOC119597148 gene encoding acid ceramidase-like isoform X3, with product MGRVFSFLILVTVLLEVSSLALEKEKCEKTAYPPAESDLVPTFEVDLDLPPLQRWAPLMRVKGPKLITLVDDVKELIHSVVGEKIFNTIMSNLPKVATSLPYPFYEEMVGIATFSGMPLSLVTLYNIFYEAFTLCTSIIAQDPEGHLYHGRNLDTGLFLGWDAKNHTWKVAEKLRPLTVQLDWKKNGTTLFRSINFAGYVGVLTAVKKDKFTFSLDKRFALNGGYMGLLEWILFNDYKQSWVAFLTREVMEEAANYDEAQAKLSKTRLLAPVYFILGGIKPYQGCVITRDRDNFNMLSLDSKSIDSKLWFLVQTNYDHWKTPPFFDDRRTPATKCLNQAGQKNASLGLIYNVLSTKPVLNKETVYTSLMEATSGQLQGWIRSCPDPCWPW from the exons ATGGGACgagttttctcctttttaatccTTGTGACAGTGCTTCTGGAAGTGTCTAGCCTCGCACTGGAGAAAGAA AAGTGTGAAAAAACTGCTTATCCTCCTGCAGAAAG TGACCTCGTGCCGACATTTGAGGTGGATCTTGACTTGCCTCCACTACAGCGATGGGCTCCACTGATGAGAGTGAAAGGACCCAAA CTGATAACTTTGGTGGACGATGTGAAGGAGCTTATACATTCTGTTGTTGGAGAGAAGATCTTCAATACAATTATGAGCAATCTTCCTAAG gtggcaACCTCTCTACCGTATCCATTCTACGAAGAGATGGTTGGAATTGCAACGTTTTCAGGCATGCCACTAAGTCTTGTGACCCTCTATAATATATTCTATGAAGCCTTTACTCTTTGTACATCCATCATTGCCCAAGATCCAGAAGGGCATCTCTACCACGGCAGAAACCTAGACACTGGACTGTTTTTAGG ATGGGATGCAAAGAATCATACCTGGAAAGTTGCGGAGAAGCTGCGTCCTCTCACTGTCCAGCTTGACTGGAAGAAGAATGGGACTACACTCTTTCGGTCTATCAATTTTGCTGGTTATGTGGGGGTCCTTACTGCTGTCAAGAAG GACAAGTTTACGTTTTCCCTGGACAAAAGATTTGCCCTGAATGGAGGTTACATGGGGCTGCTGGAATGGATCCTCTTCAACGATTACAAACAAAG CTGGGTGGCTTTCCTGACGCGTGAAGTGATGGAAGAGGCTGCCAACTATGATGAAGCGCAGGCGAAGCTCTCAAAAACAAGGCTTTTAGCCCCAGTATATTTCATACTAGGTGGCATCAAACCTTATCAG GGCTGTGTAAtcacaagagacagagacaatttCAACATGCTTAGTCTAGACAGCAAGAGCATTGATTCAAAGCTGTGGTTCCTCGTTCAGACCAATTATGATCACTGGAAGACGCCTCCTTTCTTTGATGATCGCAGAACTCCAGCAACCAAGTGCCTAAATCAGGCAGGACAGAAAAATGCCTCCCTGGGTCTGATTTACAATGTACTCTCTACAAAGCCTGTCTTGAATAAG GAAACTGTCTATACCTCACTCATGGAGGCTACGTCAGGCCAACTGCAGGGCTGGATCCGAAGCTGTCCAGACCCTTGCTGGCCTTGGTAG
- the LOC119597148 gene encoding acid ceramidase-like isoform X2 gives MGRVFSFLILVTVLLEVSSLALEKEFQKCEKTAYPPAESDLVPTFEVDLDLPPLQRWAPLMRVKGPKLITLVDDVKELIHSVVGEKIFNTIMSNLPKVATSLPYPFYEEMVGIATFSGMPLSLVTLYNIFYEAFTLCTSIIAQDPEGHLYHGRNLDTGLFLGWDAKNHTWKVAEKLRPLTVQLDWKKNGTTLFRSINFAGYVGVLTAVKKDKFTFSLDKRFALNGGYMGLLEWILFNDYKQSWVAFLTREVMEEAANYDEAQAKLSKTRLLAPVYFILGGIKPYQGCVITRDRDNFNMLSLDSKSIDSKLWFLVQTNYDHWKTPPFFDDRRTPATKCLNQAGQKNASLGLIYNVLSTKPVLNKETVYTSLMEATSGQLQGWIRSCPDPCWPW, from the exons ATGGGACgagttttctcctttttaatccTTGTGACAGTGCTTCTGGAAGTGTCTAGCCTCGCACTGGAGAAAGAA TTTCAGAAGTGTGAAAAAACTGCTTATCCTCCTGCAGAAAG TGACCTCGTGCCGACATTTGAGGTGGATCTTGACTTGCCTCCACTACAGCGATGGGCTCCACTGATGAGAGTGAAAGGACCCAAA CTGATAACTTTGGTGGACGATGTGAAGGAGCTTATACATTCTGTTGTTGGAGAGAAGATCTTCAATACAATTATGAGCAATCTTCCTAAG gtggcaACCTCTCTACCGTATCCATTCTACGAAGAGATGGTTGGAATTGCAACGTTTTCAGGCATGCCACTAAGTCTTGTGACCCTCTATAATATATTCTATGAAGCCTTTACTCTTTGTACATCCATCATTGCCCAAGATCCAGAAGGGCATCTCTACCACGGCAGAAACCTAGACACTGGACTGTTTTTAGG ATGGGATGCAAAGAATCATACCTGGAAAGTTGCGGAGAAGCTGCGTCCTCTCACTGTCCAGCTTGACTGGAAGAAGAATGGGACTACACTCTTTCGGTCTATCAATTTTGCTGGTTATGTGGGGGTCCTTACTGCTGTCAAGAAG GACAAGTTTACGTTTTCCCTGGACAAAAGATTTGCCCTGAATGGAGGTTACATGGGGCTGCTGGAATGGATCCTCTTCAACGATTACAAACAAAG CTGGGTGGCTTTCCTGACGCGTGAAGTGATGGAAGAGGCTGCCAACTATGATGAAGCGCAGGCGAAGCTCTCAAAAACAAGGCTTTTAGCCCCAGTATATTTCATACTAGGTGGCATCAAACCTTATCAG GGCTGTGTAAtcacaagagacagagacaatttCAACATGCTTAGTCTAGACAGCAAGAGCATTGATTCAAAGCTGTGGTTCCTCGTTCAGACCAATTATGATCACTGGAAGACGCCTCCTTTCTTTGATGATCGCAGAACTCCAGCAACCAAGTGCCTAAATCAGGCAGGACAGAAAAATGCCTCCCTGGGTCTGATTTACAATGTACTCTCTACAAAGCCTGTCTTGAATAAG GAAACTGTCTATACCTCACTCATGGAGGCTACGTCAGGCCAACTGCAGGGCTGGATCCGAAGCTGTCCAGACCCTTGCTGGCCTTGGTAG
- the LOC119597148 gene encoding acid ceramidase-like isoform X1, with product MGRVFSFLILVTVLLEVSSLALEKEVRCPFSVLVGPFYWKCEKTAYPPAESDLVPTFEVDLDLPPLQRWAPLMRVKGPKLITLVDDVKELIHSVVGEKIFNTIMSNLPKVATSLPYPFYEEMVGIATFSGMPLSLVTLYNIFYEAFTLCTSIIAQDPEGHLYHGRNLDTGLFLGWDAKNHTWKVAEKLRPLTVQLDWKKNGTTLFRSINFAGYVGVLTAVKKDKFTFSLDKRFALNGGYMGLLEWILFNDYKQSWVAFLTREVMEEAANYDEAQAKLSKTRLLAPVYFILGGIKPYQGCVITRDRDNFNMLSLDSKSIDSKLWFLVQTNYDHWKTPPFFDDRRTPATKCLNQAGQKNASLGLIYNVLSTKPVLNKETVYTSLMEATSGQLQGWIRSCPDPCWPW from the exons ATGGGACgagttttctcctttttaatccTTGTGACAGTGCTTCTGGAAGTGTCTAGCCTCGCACTGGAGAAAGAAGTGAGATGTCCTTTTAGTGTTTTGGTCGGCCCATTCTATTGG AAGTGTGAAAAAACTGCTTATCCTCCTGCAGAAAG TGACCTCGTGCCGACATTTGAGGTGGATCTTGACTTGCCTCCACTACAGCGATGGGCTCCACTGATGAGAGTGAAAGGACCCAAA CTGATAACTTTGGTGGACGATGTGAAGGAGCTTATACATTCTGTTGTTGGAGAGAAGATCTTCAATACAATTATGAGCAATCTTCCTAAG gtggcaACCTCTCTACCGTATCCATTCTACGAAGAGATGGTTGGAATTGCAACGTTTTCAGGCATGCCACTAAGTCTTGTGACCCTCTATAATATATTCTATGAAGCCTTTACTCTTTGTACATCCATCATTGCCCAAGATCCAGAAGGGCATCTCTACCACGGCAGAAACCTAGACACTGGACTGTTTTTAGG ATGGGATGCAAAGAATCATACCTGGAAAGTTGCGGAGAAGCTGCGTCCTCTCACTGTCCAGCTTGACTGGAAGAAGAATGGGACTACACTCTTTCGGTCTATCAATTTTGCTGGTTATGTGGGGGTCCTTACTGCTGTCAAGAAG GACAAGTTTACGTTTTCCCTGGACAAAAGATTTGCCCTGAATGGAGGTTACATGGGGCTGCTGGAATGGATCCTCTTCAACGATTACAAACAAAG CTGGGTGGCTTTCCTGACGCGTGAAGTGATGGAAGAGGCTGCCAACTATGATGAAGCGCAGGCGAAGCTCTCAAAAACAAGGCTTTTAGCCCCAGTATATTTCATACTAGGTGGCATCAAACCTTATCAG GGCTGTGTAAtcacaagagacagagacaatttCAACATGCTTAGTCTAGACAGCAAGAGCATTGATTCAAAGCTGTGGTTCCTCGTTCAGACCAATTATGATCACTGGAAGACGCCTCCTTTCTTTGATGATCGCAGAACTCCAGCAACCAAGTGCCTAAATCAGGCAGGACAGAAAAATGCCTCCCTGGGTCTGATTTACAATGTACTCTCTACAAAGCCTGTCTTGAATAAG GAAACTGTCTATACCTCACTCATGGAGGCTACGTCAGGCCAACTGCAGGGCTGGATCCGAAGCTGTCCAGACCCTTGCTGGCCTTGGTAG